The Lutzomyia longipalpis isolate SR_M1_2022 chromosome 2, ASM2433408v1 DNA window tcatttatttcagtaacattatgattttttatttaaatttaatttttcatgcaaattctctcactctttttctatgaaataaattttcttttaggtttttttacAGGgcaatgcaaaagaatttacagTGGGaagattaaatattaatttatttttaaaaaattgatttgaagtaaaagattttttccttattcATTAATAAGATTTTCATCTTGAATTAaggacattttttaaattcctttatagaattaatttaaaagaaaaatagaaaatattccaattctttttttgaagaaaagtaaaacattttgagagaaattctataaaacaaaaaaataagtaatagAGAGCAAGAACAAACAAAacataatatgaaaaataatcataatttGCAACTAAACAACCTAAAactaatacaaaaaataataatgaacgGTGGGTAAAAAATGTTCCGtaattaacttaaaaataataataaacaaacaaacaaaaagaacctgcgtaatttttgaaaaatcatgggatgaaaatttcccaaataattgatttttcttcgttGTTTCTTTAGGaatcattcaaaagaaaataaaataagaatgcAGACTTTcattaaaacagaaaattaaatctaataattctattataaaaatataatatctTCCCACGAagaatttccaattaattcaaaaatgaaaattttacaaaaatgctCAACAATGAAGACTTTATAAATAAAGGAAAGatctaatataaaaaaaaactgaattgtCTACataattttggatattttatttacatttcttaaaaaatattcttttaatgtaATTCCTCTTGCCCTATGTTCTATGATTACTTAATTGTGATTATGACTAAACCTCTTTTATTCATCTCTCCccatttttcttgttatttaatgttcatattttaattaatttaatcaaatcgAATTAGTCTCTTTGTTAATAGCCACTTTATCGAACACTTTGAATTGTAATTAATtggttggaaatttttttcttcattctctttAACCCCTCACCTCCGCCCTTCATGCAATCCTCAAACTATTTCATGCTATACCTcaagcaattttctttcatataaattaaatctattacaccattggatttttttatgtgactcttttttttaataaattatttaattcattttgcttatttttgcGCACTTTCTGtttcctatttttttctcttgcattTTTCTGTTACATTTAATCAGTCAATTTGCTTTGTTGCTTTCTTgctcaataaatcaattttaattttctttttctccttaaCTTTTAGTCTTCTTTTGCAAacacttttgaaatttattttcggcagatttttttttcaataaaatttcactttggaagaaattaaaaagaagaataaatgtaTTTGTATAGTTTAACTATAGTAATGTGAGGAATTTGAGATATGCTATTGTATGCTTTAGGATCTAGATGGCGTGCACGTGAATTACTtctatttcttcatttctttgtgttttagaGATTAGAGAAAATGCTCATGATGCTtgatattttgaaagagaattctctttgatgatttttatccaaaaaatgtctttttttttttcatttccttccggttattttcttccaagataaatgataattttttaactctCAAAAATTGCAGCAAGAATAGATGAGAAAGGTTTGTaagtaaaataaacattaatgcATTGGCTACATTAACCTCCTTCAAATCATTGCGTTTTCCCCGCTCTAAAGTCAATTGTGATATCTatattcaatcaattaatttattttaagtgttagaaagaaaatcatgctAATGAATGTAaatcttaattctttttacttaaaaaatactttaaatttcaataaaataattatacaattagattacaatttttaatgatttttaaagcatcgaaagaaattttaaagctaTAGCTGaagtttgatatttttccGTGTTTTTCCCTccgattttattcaattttatgctaCTCTTTATTACATACATTTTCCCTACATtcccacataaaaaaaaaacacattcaaAACCTTCtggcaaaattattttaccttAAAAACCTAtgcaacagaaaaaaatctaataaattggTATACAAAAATGGAGGGGAGAAGAAATGTTTAAGAGCAAAAgattaatggatttttctcattttcacctTTAAGTGCTCTCTAAATATTTCTATGTCgtccaaaatattttctttttctttgtatgCCATCTAATGTGAACCATTCTTGCTCTATATTTCCGCATCCTACACCGCATTGTGATAAAGCAAttcaattgaggaaaaaagaattattttactaaattccATGcgtggagttttttcttttatctttttctatttaacCTTAGAAAATTCATCTATATACGTAAATAGCAGTCTTGTGAGTAAGGAATCCACAAATGCTGTTATCGCTTTCtgtcaatttgaaaatttggattttatttttcagggGAAAATGTCaagttttaatttgaaaaaaatatcgataaatatttttagatctTTCAGTATGTTTTTGACGTTTCTCAAGTCTCGTTAGTTGGACATTGTGTATGTGTTCTTAACGTCTGTCAACTTCTGTCAAATTTCTGACATTTATCAACATCTGTCAAATTTCTGACATTTATTAACTTGTCaaattttaactgaaatttATCTCTGCAAtatctaaaattttctatttgtttttttctttcaattccctgacacattttcacaaattaccattgaaataaaaatttattcgcaTGACGTTACGTTTGACGTGTCTCAGAACTGttaaaatcttaatatttCTGTGCttgttctcattttctttttgaatatttctttaataacgACAATCAGCAATTTATTGGATTTGGATgcattttttgtacaaaaaaggggaaaaaatgaacaaattgtTGGATTTTTTATATAGGAAAGACGGCGGGAAATTATATATAGGTTTTTCCTCATTATAAGGGATTATTTCCTCATAATTGTAGGTGTATAGTGGGTGTGtgtatttgtgtgtgtgtaaaataaagaagaaacacaaaaaataacaatttatgtaaaaaaaaaacaaagagtgaataataaatattaatgtaaatatatttaataaaaaaatggatatAGGAATTGAGTCTTGTCATTTAAccattttcgtttttttccttaattttttttgacctcTTTTAACCTTTATTATGCTATTTTTCAtctatttttgcatttttatatttttatgagcaATGCTGATTAGCTCACTAAAATAGGAAAGTCtacaaaatagtttttctttttctcacagaGATTTTCAAACATCTCTCACTCTTTTGCTCTAAAATCTATTGGAGTGGATAGtagatttttgtttgtttgtttaaaaCTCATCTATATTAGTAAGGTAGTAATTTTCCTTTGGATTTATTCTTAGTTTATCattttaacttattttcttttctttttttaaactttttttttgtggcaGTTTTCgtgtttttgagatatttcttttttattctttaaataatattcttttttctccatttatttagtttttttttgaggaattatGCGCGACAGAGTatgttgtatatatatttatgtttttagcAATGCTGTGTGTCCTACCTTATTAATTTGGTGTAGTGGCCTTGGGATTTTCACATTTGGTGAAATCAATTTGAGCATAGTTGAAGGCGACAGTCGGCACTTGGGTGGCACCCGTGGGGGCAGCATTGGGGCTGGGACTGGCCGAGGAGTCACCCGAAAGGGAGGCATTTTTCGATGAGGCGCTCGATGATGATAGATCAGCTGCCTCTTGCCGCGCTAGTGGCGCCACACCGGCAGCGCCTGCGCTGCATGGTGGCAAATCTAGGCTGGCATAGTGAAGTTCCCGCTCAGACGTGACGGAAGGTGGGCGGGATGTTTGTTCCGTGGCAGAATCCGGACGTGATGTGGACTCCGTGAAGGATTGTGGGCGCATAAGGGTGGCACTGGAGGGACTTTTGCTGCCGCAAAGTGTGCTCGAGGATGACGATGAGCCGCACAGCGTTGAGGCGGATGAGGAAGACGAAATTGGTGGCACGTGGTCACTATTTGCCGAATTGGGGCGATTGAGACTCAAACTCGAGATTTTTGACGTTATTTTGTCACTATTGACCGAATTTGGTCTCGATGCTACGCGTAGAGAGTCAAAAGAGCCATCAGACTCTTTGCCATACCTTAAACAGggggaaatatattttttaaaaaagttacgTGTGTGTCTTGGGTAAAGACCTCAAGTGTCTTTGCTATTGCTTTCAACGCCAAATCGGCGCAAGAATGAACTAATCTTCAACTTAATACTACAAATAGTTACAcaatgctattttttttaaagaagagaatgaaagaaaaactcaccagAATGGACGCTTCAGCGATGATGGATTCGTCGTACGGGGGCTAACAACTTTATCCTCTCGCGATGCCTCCTCTTCCGCCGAGGCGATGGGAATAAAACCCTCAAAGGTATTCAGTGAGAGCTCACTGGAATTCTTATTGACCGGCGTAACTCTCTTTGGTGGTACCCTCTCCACCGTGGTGGCAGCTGGTCTCATTAGGACATAGTCTCCAGCCACATCCTCAGCACTATTCCTCAGCGGTGATACCGATGGGGTAATTTTACGTACACCCACAGGGGTACAGTTAACATAGTCCGGCACCTCAATGGAGAGCCGACGAATCTTTGTTTGCTGCGCCACTGAGTCAACGTATCGATTCTCCTCAGCTGAACACTTTCGGATTCCCTTGGATGAGCACTCATCCGATGAGATACCCTCCATGGGGACAGGGGTGGTTGGTGTGGCTACACCACTACTCCCATGCGATGCTTCCTCCTCTGCCAGCATCACTGTGCCACTTGATCCATCTACGAGACATTTTCGTGGCTCTGTGTGTTGGAATGGTTTCATTGGGCTACTTGGGCTAAAGGGGAAGATTGCGGCATTTGATCCtacagagagagaaataaaataaaaatctatttcttaaaaaaaacgttaattaTCTTTCCGGAACAATTGATATGTGTCCGGAATGTATTATAAGTGCCTGGAAGTTCAGCAGGATGACTGTcaattgcatcaggaagtttctaagggatcttaggaacttccttttcatcacccggctgatccttgtgTCATCTTTTGGGCCAAAATCTGAGTCTATAAAAGTACTTcatgaaattgcaaagagaactTCCTAAATGGCCAGATTTTGATCCCTAAATgaatcaaggatcagccgggggTTGAAAAGTGGGTTCCTAGGaacccttagaaacttcctgatgcaattggCAGTCATCTTGCTGAACTTCCAGGCACTTATGGTACTTTCCGGGCATACATCATACCGTTCCGGGAAGGAAaagtatattaaaaaaatctaaaaaacttcaagttgctttTTTAATTACCTGTTGGTGTCACAATGCCACTATCCTTTGATTCAGATCGATGAGCTGGTGGTTGCGTTGCAACAGTCGTATTTAGTGGCAAAAACGACTGCTGCGGCTCACCCTTCCCCGTTAGAGAACTCCTTCCGGAATACATTGGCTGCTTCCCTTGAATTGCAATTGGCATTGAGGTCATCCTTGGGGTATTTGACTCCTTTTTCCCACTCCCATTGCGCCTGGCATTCTGGAAGCTCATGTTAATGTACTCATCCGATGCTGGTTTCTCCGGAATTGTGTTATTATTGACTGTCTTGGAATTCTTCGTGGACCACGACATCTCAATGTAACCTTCCGGAGCGCTGGACATTCGTGGCATATCCACATCCATTTTCTCATGAATCCCCTCAACGGGACTCATATTAAGGTAGTCATCAGATGTTGTGGAGGCTTTTGGGGAGGTGGCCAAGGTGGAACTACTCGGTACTGGACGTCCTCCCAAAACAGGTGACATCTCCACGTTATTGTTATTCTTCACCAATGACCTGAGAGGAACCGTCCGGGGGGACATGTAGGACTTTACGGGGGAACTTGAGAGACTTGGGCTCTTTGACATAGCCACAGGTCTCATTTCAACGTACCCATCTGTACTATCCGTTCGTGCGTAGGCAGTCTCATGGGGGAAATTGCAGGATTCTGATGATTGAGATGAGGGTACGGGCATTGGCATTGTTGACGTGGGTGTATCTTCATCGCCCCGCGAGAAGTCAATCTCCATGAAATCATCCATTAGTTCGGGATTTGCCCGTTTGTCCAGCATTGGGGCACTCGAGGATTTCTTCCCACTCTTTGTGGATCCATTGTTATTGGCCAGATTTGTCTGAACAATGGTCGATTGGGTATGCGTCATACCACCCTTGTACTGCTCCGAACGCGGAACTTTGGCACGTGAACCCAGCGAGAAGGCCCTAGCCCGCAGACTGGAGTTGTCTGTATTGAGAAGATCAATACGGAATTTGCGCTTATTGTGCTCCATTCGACTCCCCACGGAATACGCCCTTATTGGACGATCTCTCAGCACGGAATTATCCTCTTCATCGGGTGTGAAGCGCGCAAAGACCTTCTCAAGGGGGTAGTCAGCAAAACGCGTATCAGTTGATGGTGTACCCGATGTGATGCTGGAACTCGATGCTGCTGAACTCATCCCACTCATTGTGTGGTGCCGATGCGATGGATCCATATCCACGTACTGATCATGTTGCGATCCATCAACACCCTCCTCGGCAAGGCTCGAGGCACGACTATGCACCCCTGAGCTCCCTGTATAGACGCCACGACCAAAGTCAACGCCCGGCGACATGGGTAGGTAGCCCGAAGAGCCCGTTGGGTCTCCTGGGCTACTCCCACACGGACTGTACATCTCAATGTAGCTACTACGACCCTCAACGGATCCCACAGGTGGTGCTGGACTACCCTTTCGATGGGCTTGCGTCTGGGTAATTGGTAGCGACAGGGAGGTTCCATTTTGCGTGATACCCTTCTCGCCAAATCTATGATTTCTGTCATACATTGAATGTAGCTTCTTGTCGCTGTTCCAGTAGTCATCGGAGTTCTCCTCAAGAATCGCTGACTCCTGTGACATGCCACTGGAGGAGCGATTAAAAAGGGAATGtttatcattcatttttctttgagaattttattcaaaaaagcaaaattttaagaGTAAAAATGAAtctttgagtaaaaaaaaactctgaattCACTGGGATTTGAACTGGGGGACATTCATGTGTGAGACTAGAACTCTACCAATTGTGCTATTTATctgtcattttggaatttggTACCATTTACCCAATGAGCTTAGttcattgttttttcttacaatttgaatgtttttcaaagttagaaatgaataaaatttaaaaaaaaaagaagaaaaagacgTTTTCCTAAAagctttaagaaatttttttagagtatCTAAAttgacgcgaaagggttaaaattaaatactttcatttcaagacaaaaataaaataaataaaagaaaattcaggaagaaaatattattaaaaaaaaactcaccccaTATACCTCTGGAACTGATGACAATATTCATCTGGTGTGAGCGAATGCCCAAAACCATCAGTCTCATCGATGCTGAGCGATGATCCGTCGCTCTCGGAACAAGCCCCAGACGGACTCAGCGGGCAGGAGTTCACTGGCGGGCTGTTGCTGTGTCGATTGTACATGGAGTGAGGTCGATTTGAGGGAATCGACCTCGGCGGTGGCATCGACGTGTTATTTTGTTGGCTACTCTCGCTGATGGCGCGATTTCGCGACGGGAGACTGTCGCAGCGCTCCCTCTTCATTGCTGAACCTtcacgaaagaaaatttcacaatgtGGAATGAGTGGAAAGTTAGACCACTTCAAacttatattaaaaaaatcaaggatgaagaaagaaagaaaaaaatatatatctaaAGGATCGTTTGGGGGtgaaggaaagaaagaaagaaaaaaagctccttaaGAGGATGGGAATGAGTGTGGCAGGACGAAAATAAACCATTGCATTGGGGACTCATTTGAATAATGacaatggaattttcatggaGGTTCTTTTTCTGTGATAAATGAAAGTTACatgttatatataaaatatcgAAAGAAAGCTCTTAATTGAGGTCAgttcaccacacacacactcacacacattTCACAGCCATTTATCATTCatggaattttatatattttttatggatatttttgcacatagcacgcaaaataagaaaaaaaaatgttgaaaatcaCTTCGTGAAAATATTCAGCCCAAGCACCATCCCCTTCACACGCAAAttagtaattttttattaacaaatttGATCACTTTTTGCCCTTGTAAGTTATTGGTgatctaaaattttttctttagttacaaaaaaacaaacaaatatttttgctaaagaatgagaaaatgaaaaaaaaatatacaaaagtttgatttatttaataaatcaacgAAATATAGAGATTTTCTGATGTTTTGGCCTAGAGGTTGGTCACTACTGAGACGGTGGAAGACGcaaggaaaataataattctacattttcaaaggaaaataattgGCAAAAGAACTACATTCTTTTCATGCTCTTAACTCTCCTGACAAAGCTCTTTTAgtaaagaaacaaaaactCTTTTTCATTCTAAGAGTTTTTCCATCCTAACTATCCCCACTCAAAGTTAACTGAACTGAAAGAGAAATAGAAGCTTCCGAGGCAAAAAAGTCCCTGAGAAAATTACTTACTCCCCCCCCCCTCTTCCAAAGgatgtgaaaatataaaaattaataactcaaTTCGTTAAGGAAAAACTTCCGTGAATGAACTTTCTCACAAAGTGAtgtggtgaaagaaaaaaaaagaagaaaaagctcccCATATGTTTGTGCAGTTGAGTACCGAGATAATTCAGTTACAATTTCCTTCCCTTCGCGGATAcacttttttattgctttcattctttttttttgtgtgtttgctCTTCTGGGACATCGTCACACAGAAAAGGAAAAGCGCGCGTGAAAGTTTATACACCCTGacctctccttttttttattacaacacATACTTCGTCCTTCCACCCTGCTGTGAGGGTGTGAGAGGGAACAACACAAGAAAGTCACTCGAGAATGATGGAGAAAGTcggaatgaaagaaaaaaaaaaaacgcatgGAATGAAAAAGTTCAATCTAACGAACGCAATAAAATCCGtaagaaaaagctcacagaGACGAGCACAGGGTGTGGCTATTGAAATGTTcatagaataaattctttttatagaattggttttttttaaaattatttatcaataatttttttttaattttaataaaatcttatttaacATTTATAGCGTCCCTAACGCTGATTACCATGAGGGACGCTAAAATCCTCCATTATGCttcactttaaaaatatttcaatgtgtTTTATTCAGCCACacagaaatccttgaaatctttgaattttgtgctgaaattttaagatttcaagcgaatttcaagggtttattggtcactgaataaggcccaatatttaaaaaataaacaaaaacctttaatgatgaaaatgcaagaaatctCTCCAATTATAAtggaaaaacaaaagaattttccttcttacTTACACCCTTCCCTTCCCCCCCCATTGTAATTCTCATTTTTGTTGCAGAAAGAACACTGATTGCTACTCATCAGAAGGCATAGCAACAAATATTCGAGCGTAAAAAAACCCAATGGATATATTAGGAAGTAATAGGACGAGTAAACAACAATAAGGTGAAACAAATTGTAAATAGGAtggtaaataaatatatatatatatatatatatatatatatatgcaGTATTGAGAAGTAGAATTGGTagagctatatatgtataacgTCTAAGTAGGGGAAAAAAGCCAACGAGTAGTGTTGGTGCAAACAAAATTCAAGTGGTGTGGCTTTTCTTGCAAGACccttgaattatttattggaGCGCACACGAAATACCTGAAGTATCTTGTTGGTAGTCAAAGGGAGACAAACAAactaaaatattatgtatatatgtggTGTAGAAATACATAATACATCAATATATATTGAGAATATGACGTTGGTGGTGAAAATATCGATTATAATGTTTTTCGGGGGCTTTTCAATTGAGAATCACTCGCTCTCTCTCGTCTCTTAGAAAATTCTGAAACAAAAGATAGGTCTTTATTTAACCCACAtgtttatgaattatttaattcgcgggaaaattgtgaaattatttcctctttgtattattttacatgaaagCTCATGAAGAGTTGAAAAGCTTCCTATAAAACTCATACATTTTtctgattaataaaattgaaaaataaaggatAGTTCGACAGCTATCCTTAAGTCagatatttaatatttctttcatctaaaaataaatggaaattttccattaatttagCTACATAAAGTGATGATgtttatttaacaaatataTACCCACAAAATAAGTTGATAGTTTTccagaaaatttcaattgccATAATTTATCCCATTTTATGTGTTTATGTTATACATAGTGTGAGAGCTTTagggaagagagagagagggtggTGTGTTGTAAATGTTACATGGAGGAGACCTGTTGATACTGGTGCAGATTTAAAGGATTACagagaatttacacatttgcCCCCATTATATACCAAATAGAATTTAACAGTGTTtgttgcaaagaaaataaggaaaaaccaatttaaattccttaaacTCTTCtggataaattaaatgttatttacatgaatttgaatttgctTAATAAAATACcttcttaagaaaaagaaatcttttaaattcctttagaATACATTCTGTAGATTAAACCTTTctcaaattaaatacaaattctctttaaataagctcaatttgatcaaaataaaatggtaaaaagaataaatgcCCATGAGACTCTTTTCTCCACAAATAAGTCTGAAAATTAGGTAGGAATCATAGTGATTAAGAGAATCCTAAATCATTCACCATCAACACCATTTTgatgagaaataatttctccatctctaataaatctcaaataaattgtaaCGTGTCGCTCCTTGTGACAATTGAGTTTGTATCTATTAATGTTGGGGTGCGGGTGGCTCCTTTAATTATCATTTTGGAGCACACCAATTAGCTGAAGAATAGAACCCACAGCACACCCTCCTCGCAACATCAACCCACCAGCCAGCGCGCTTATTCATACTGTAGCTGGGGAATGTCGCAAGCGTGTACAACAGCATCAATTATGACGCGAAATGATACGCGAAAGGTGAGACATTTGTAATTAGTGTACATGTCAATGCAAATCAGTGAAGGTTTTTCTCTTCGCCATTTGCATATTGATGGCATATCCCATGGATATTATTCAGATCAAATATTTATGGGCACACCGTGTAACCACAAAATGGAAATGAACATGTTAATTGTTTCGCATGTACCATTAACACCTACGAGGTGGAGATGATTGGTCTTGCGGAGTTGGGATTAATTAatgttgtttctttttttttgggttggtATACAAATCAGTGTGGATGCAgaataaaaccaaaaaataaaaaaaaaaataaaacagaatcCCGGAATCATCCAACGAGGGGGCATTCAAGCACATTCGCACATACAGTTTCCGGTGAGGGGGAGGCATTCAAGAGGTAtattatgtgtttttttttttttttttgagtgtaaagaacagagagagagtgagaaagaGGAGAGATACGTGGGGGTTGTTTTGGGAGGGAGATACGTACTCCTGGCCGAATTGCTATTTCTCGTACGACGCATAAGAAGGGGTGAACCACCGGAGAAGGAAGCCGAGGAAGTTCCTGGGAACTTTCCTGCACTCATCTTTCTCACAGGGGCCGCCGGAACACTACTCTTCGCCTCGCCATCGGCACTCGTGAGCGCTTGATCCTCAACAATACTCTCCATGGATGTTGTGGACATGTGATGGTGATGATGATGGAGATGATGGTGGACAATCGGTGGGAAATCACGCTGATGATCGCGATTGTTGTTCATCTCGGGGCAATTGCCAGGGCAGCCCGTGGGCGGGAGGTGGTTATTATTGAAATGCCCATCAGTGGTACCCACCACCCCAACGGGTGTGGCCCCATGTGGAATTCTATGCGAACAGTGGGAATTTGGTGCCCCATCCGTGGGGCATGTGCAATTGACAACGCGAACCTCTTGCCGCGGCACCGGCGCCACCACGATGGCCGTCTCCTCTGTGAGTGGGAGTGATCGTGTACGCTGATGCACTGGCTGAATGCCGGACCCAGTTTTCGATGATGATACAGATGCTGTGACAAGTGATGAGGACGGAGCGGCATTGCTGAGCACTGCCGCTGCACATGGAAGCGACAGTGCTCGCTGATGGCATGATGTGGACGCCGCAACCGCCACTGTGAATTAAAAGAGCGAACAATGTCGCGATTTTAGACACAACAAAACACACGCACACACAACAGTCCTGccgacaaaattaatttgtttttctttttcttcttaagatcAATATACTATGTTAGCCGGAAAA harbors:
- the LOC129790593 gene encoding mucin-2 isoform X1; translation: MSTSFQNRMSTLVASTAASALSSTSAMTASQTNDPKANAGIVLQGYYRKLKTMKKKYFVLYSDTKERSARLEYYDSEKKFKTNFGHPKRTIVLRTCFNINRRTDTKHKWVVALYTKDDCFCIVFDAEQDLNMWLRNLLSLQRGDDSAGDPPRPNFEHTWSVQVQRKGLAEDKGIIGNYHLCLTEKSLTLVRVGSATTTGGDHRLGSVEFLLTTIRRCGNTQCFFYMEVGRHSAIGAGELWMETQDPFIAENMHQTIISASANCKSRDDYMGPVRPRSSSANEASKPISMAMRRQTHVGQKPMNFSPSGESPPANTSTFSTCSSACTVVQAPNFKSAHQDTFSCDGGSPEKNPLTCSHEEDMILSQHDVAVAASTSCHQRALSLPCAAAVLSNAAPSSSLVTASVSSSKTGSGIQPVHQRTRSLPLTEETAIVVAPVPRQEVRVVNCTCPTDGAPNSHCSHRIPHGATPVGVVGTTDGHFNNNHLPPTGCPGNCPEMNNNRDHQRDFPPIVHHHLHHHHHHMSTTSMESIVEDQALTSADGEAKSSVPAAPVRKMSAGKFPGTSSASFSGGSPLLMRRTRNSNSARSSAMKRERCDSLPSRNRAISESSQQNNTSMPPPRSIPSNRPHSMYNRHSNSPPVNSCPLSPSGACSESDGSSLSIDETDGFGHSLTPDEYCHQFQRYMGGMSQESAILEENSDDYWNSDKKLHSMYDRNHRFGEKGITQNGTSLSLPITQTQAHRKGSPAPPVGSVEGRSSYIEMYSPCGSSPGDPTGSSGYLPMSPGVDFGRGVYTGSSGVHSRASSLAEEGVDGSQHDQYVDMDPSHRHHTMSGMSSAASSSSITSGTPSTDTRFADYPLEKVFARFTPDEEDNSVLRDRPIRAYSVGSRMEHNKRKFRIDLLNTDNSSLRARAFSLGSRAKVPRSEQYKGGMTHTQSTIVQTNLANNNGSTKSGKKSSSAPMLDKRANPELMDDFMEIDFSRGDEDTPTSTMPMPVPSSQSSESCNFPHETAYARTDSTDGYVEMRPVAMSKSPSLSSSPVKSYMSPRTVPLRSLVKNNNNVEMSPVLGGRPVPSSSTLATSPKASTTSDDYLNMSPVEGIHEKMDVDMPRMSSAPEGYIEMSWSTKNSKTVNNNTIPEKPASDEYINMSFQNARRNGSGKKESNTPRMTSMPIAIQGKQPMYSGRSSLTGKGEPQQSFLPLNTTVATQPPAHRSESKDSGIVTPTGSNAAIFPFSPSSPMKPFQHTEPRKCLVDGSSGTVMLAEEEASHGSSGVATPTTPVPMEGISSDECSSKGIRKCSAEENRYVDSVAQQTKIRRLSIEVPDYVNCTPVGVRKITPSVSPLRNSAEDVAGDYVLMRPAATTVERVPPKRVTPVNKNSSELSLNTFEGFIPIASAEEEASREDKVVSPRTTNPSSLKRPFWYGKESDGSFDSLRVASRPNSVNSDKITSKISSLSLNRPNSANSDHVPPISSSSSASTLCGSSSSSSTLCGSKSPSSATLMRPQSFTESTSRPDSATEQTSRPPSVTSERELHYASLDLPPCSAGAAGVAPLARQEAADLSSSSASSKNASLSGDSSASPSPNAAPTGATQVPTVAFNYAQIDFTKCENPKATTPN
- the LOC129790593 gene encoding insulin receptor substrate 2 isoform X5; its protein translation is MSTSFQNRMSTLVASTAASALSSTSAMTASQTNDPKANAGIVLQGYYRKLKTMKKKYFVLYSDTKERSARLEYYDSEKKFKTNFGHPKRTIVLRTCFNINRRTDTKHKWVVALYTKDDCFCIVFDAEQDLNMWLRNLLSLQRGDDSAGDPPRPNFEHTWSVQVQRKGLAEDKGIIGNYHLCLTEKSLTLVRVGSATTTGGDHRLGSVEFLLTTIRRCGNTQCFFYMEVGRHSAIGAGELWMETQDPFIAENMHQTIISASANCKSRDDYMGPVRPRSSSANEASKPISMAMRRQTHVGQKPMNFSPSGGSAMKRERCDSLPSRNRAISESSQQNNTSMPPPRSIPSNRPHSMYNRHSNSPPVNSCPLSPSGACSESDGSSLSIDETDGFGHSLTPDEYCHQFQRYMGGMSQESAILEENSDDYWNSDKKLHSMYDRNHRFGEKGITQNGTSLSLPITQTQAHRKGSPAPPVGSVEGRSSYIEMYSPCGSSPGDPTGSSGYLPMSPGVDFGRGVYTGSSGVHSRASSLAEEGVDGSQHDQYVDMDPSHRHHTMSGMSSAASSSSITSGTPSTDTRFADYPLEKVFARFTPDEEDNSVLRDRPIRAYSVGSRMEHNKRKFRIDLLNTDNSSLRARAFSLGSRAKVPRSEQYKGGMTHTQSTIVQTNLANNNGSTKSGKKSSSAPMLDKRANPELMDDFMEIDFSRGDEDTPTSTMPMPVPSSQSSESCNFPHETAYARTDSTDGYVEMRPVAMSKSPSLSSSPVKSYMSPRTVPLRSLVKNNNNVEMSPVLGGRPVPSSSTLATSPKASTTSDDYLNMSPVEGIHEKMDVDMPRMSSAPEGYIEMSWSTKNSKTVNNNTIPEKPASDEYINMSFQNARRNGSGKKESNTPRMTSMPIAIQGKQPMYSGRSSLTGKGEPQQSFLPLNTTVATQPPAHRSESKDSGIVTPTGSNAAIFPFSPSSPMKPFQHTEPRKCLVDGSSGTVMLAEEEASHGSSGVATPTTPVPMEGISSDECSSKGIRKCSAEENRYVDSVAQQTKIRRLSIEVPDYVNCTPVGVRKITPSVSPLRNSAEDVAGDYVLMRPAATTVERVPPKRVTPVNKNSSELSLNTFEGFIPIASAEEEASREDKVVSPRTTNPSSLKRPFWYGKESDGSFDSLRVASRPNSVNSDKITSKISSLSLNRPNSANSDHVPPISSSSSASTLCGSSSSSSTLCGSKSPSSATLMRPQSFTESTSRPDSATEQTSRPPSVTSERELHYASLDLPPCSAGAAGVAPLARQEAADLSSSSASSKNASLSGDSSASPSPNAAPTGATQVPTVAFNYAQIDFTKCENPKATTPN